One stretch of Saccharomonospora xinjiangensis XJ-54 DNA includes these proteins:
- a CDS encoding serine/threonine-protein kinase codes for MTVKPLAPHDPQRVGPYRLLGSLGEGGMGRVLLAVGPEGRPAAVKVVHASLARDPVFRERFRREIEACRRVSGAYTAPVLAADPSAPVPWLATLYVPGPSLRQVVADTGVLPLPSLHRLAVGLTTALADIHRAGLVHRDLKPSNVLLTHDGPRVIDFGIARAVTDDVELTSTGSVIGSPEFMSPEQAHGHALTSATDVFSLGSVLVLAATGRSPFAGSSAAQTLYNVAHTEADLTGVPSPLREIVAACLDKEAQRRPTAHALLDRLAEIGTVAPGAAPWPPAVHKAIGRQETEAGRVLAATPRSVMSARRRTAPVVWSGVAAVLAIGVAATVVALAGGGDSGDGAGGAAAGDPGSAAVPTALPGNQSTTVNAEPDDDPLGVATLRGTDPCAVLASEPGLTARPAVHLSRCTYEHEDGHWFDLALGDAVPATPNPGDDVDDTELDGLSLVVDHGGEGRCEVVAVLPANPTLGVSVEVGPGVGDAVARPCAEARERLSVALNRLTDGGAKRDPDAESLANVDPCSLIDTNAIADIFTVNPTVVPDGLHGCEWAVSGTLTLQLAKEVDPAALPDDWEKRRLGAHTVYLQRDPRPGSPSCAVAWAHRPSEESFTETVTLRYRATATDLPVEEVCAATRSAAEHVVARLPKP; via the coding sequence GTGACCGTGAAGCCGCTCGCGCCACACGACCCCCAGCGCGTCGGCCCCTACCGCCTTCTCGGTTCGCTCGGCGAGGGCGGGATGGGCCGCGTGCTGCTCGCGGTGGGGCCTGAGGGCAGGCCGGCCGCCGTCAAGGTGGTGCATGCCTCGCTCGCCCGCGACCCCGTTTTCCGTGAACGGTTCCGCAGGGAGATCGAAGCCTGCCGCAGGGTGTCCGGCGCCTACACCGCTCCCGTGCTGGCAGCCGATCCCAGCGCACCCGTTCCGTGGCTGGCGACGCTGTACGTGCCGGGACCGTCGCTTCGGCAGGTGGTGGCCGACACCGGAGTGCTGCCCCTTCCTTCCCTGCACCGGCTTGCGGTGGGACTCACCACGGCTCTCGCCGACATCCACCGCGCGGGGCTTGTCCACAGGGACCTCAAACCGAGCAACGTGCTGCTCACGCACGACGGTCCCAGGGTCATCGACTTCGGCATCGCCCGCGCCGTGACCGACGACGTCGAGCTGACGAGCACGGGGTCGGTCATCGGCTCGCCGGAGTTCATGTCGCCGGAGCAGGCACACGGCCACGCGCTGACCTCGGCCACCGACGTGTTCTCCCTCGGTTCCGTGCTCGTTCTCGCCGCAACGGGACGCAGCCCGTTCGCGGGGTCCTCGGCTGCTCAGACGCTGTACAACGTGGCGCACACCGAAGCCGACCTGACCGGTGTGCCGTCCCCGCTGCGCGAGATCGTCGCCGCGTGCCTGGACAAGGAGGCGCAGCGGCGGCCCACGGCGCACGCACTGCTCGACCGGCTCGCCGAGATCGGCACCGTCGCGCCGGGTGCGGCTCCCTGGCCACCCGCCGTGCACAAGGCCATCGGCCGTCAGGAGACGGAAGCGGGTCGTGTCCTGGCCGCCACGCCTCGCTCCGTGATGTCCGCACGGCGCAGGACCGCGCCGGTCGTGTGGTCCGGCGTCGCGGCGGTACTCGCGATCGGCGTCGCCGCTACTGTGGTCGCACTCGCGGGAGGCGGTGACAGCGGCGACGGCGCGGGCGGTGCCGCCGCTGGTGATCCCGGCTCCGCCGCCGTGCCGACAGCGCTGCCGGGCAACCAGTCCACCACAGTGAACGCGGAGCCGGACGACGATCCGCTCGGAGTGGCCACACTGCGCGGAACCGACCCCTGCGCTGTGCTGGCGAGCGAACCCGGCCTGACCGCCCGTCCCGCCGTGCACCTGTCGCGGTGCACGTACGAACACGAGGACGGCCACTGGTTCGACCTCGCTCTCGGCGACGCCGTACCCGCGACGCCGAACCCCGGCGACGACGTTGACGACACCGAACTCGACGGGCTCTCTCTCGTCGTCGATCACGGTGGTGAGGGCCGGTGTGAGGTCGTCGCCGTGCTCCCCGCGAATCCCACCCTCGGTGTGAGCGTCGAGGTCGGCCCTGGAGTCGGTGACGCCGTGGCCCGGCCCTGCGCCGAGGCGAGGGAACGGCTCTCCGTGGCACTCAACCGGCTCACAGACGGCGGAGCGAAGCGCGATCCCGATGCGGAATCGCTCGCGAACGTCGATCCGTGCTCGCTGATCGACACGAATGCGATCGCGGACATCTTCACGGTGAATCCGACCGTCGTCCCCGACGGCCTTCACGGGTGCGAGTGGGCCGTGTCGGGCACGCTGACGCTCCAGCTCGCCAAGGAGGTCGATCCGGCAGCCCTTCCGGACGACTGGGAGAAGCGACGTCTCGGCGCACACACCGTGTACCTGCAACGCGACCCGCGGCCCGGTAGCCCGTCCTGCGCCGTCGCCTGGGCACACCGGCCGTCCGAGGAGTCGTTCACCGAGACCGTGACCCTGCGCTACCGCGCCACAGCGACGGACCTTCCTGTCGAAGAGGTGTGCGCGGCCACCCGCTCCGCAGCGGAGCACGTCGTCGCGAGGTTGCCGAAGCCGTGA
- the gdhA gene encoding NADP-specific glutamate dehydrogenase, whose translation MPIHERLESVYAEVLARNPGETEFHQAVREVLESIGPAVGKHPQYADAKIVSRICEPERQIIFRVPWEDDSGEIHINRGFRMEFNSALGPYKGGLRFHPSVYLGIVKFLGFEQIFKNALTGLPIGGGKGGSDFDPKGKSDREIMRFCQSFMTELHRHIGEYTDVPAGDIGVGSREIGYLFGQYKRITNRYESGVLTGKGLIYGGARVRTEATGYGTAFFVNEMLAARGDGFAGKTAVVSGSGNVAIYAIEKVHQLGGKVIACSDSGGYVVDEKGIDVEVLKEVKEVRRERISAYADLISHARYIEGQQVWDVPCDVAMPCATQNEITGKEAKRLVRNGCVVVAEGANMPTTPEGVRLFQEAGVSFGPGKAANAGGVATSALEMQQNASRDSWSFEYTEDRLEDIMRGIHTRCLETAEEYGMPGNYVAGANIAGYTRVADAMLAQGLI comes from the coding sequence GTGCCCATTCACGAACGGCTCGAGAGCGTCTACGCCGAAGTACTCGCGCGCAATCCCGGCGAGACGGAATTCCACCAGGCCGTGCGTGAGGTCCTCGAAAGCATCGGACCGGCTGTCGGCAAGCACCCGCAGTACGCCGATGCCAAGATCGTCTCCCGCATCTGCGAGCCGGAGCGGCAGATCATCTTCCGGGTGCCGTGGGAGGACGACTCCGGCGAGATCCACATCAACCGCGGCTTCCGGATGGAGTTCAACAGCGCCCTCGGCCCCTATAAGGGAGGGCTGCGTTTTCACCCTTCGGTGTATCTCGGCATCGTGAAGTTCCTCGGCTTCGAGCAGATCTTCAAGAACGCCCTCACCGGGCTGCCCATCGGCGGCGGCAAGGGCGGGTCCGACTTCGACCCCAAGGGCAAGTCCGACCGCGAGATCATGCGCTTCTGCCAGAGCTTCATGACGGAGCTGCACCGGCACATCGGCGAATACACCGACGTCCCTGCCGGTGACATCGGTGTCGGGAGCAGGGAGATCGGCTACCTGTTCGGCCAGTACAAGCGCATCACCAACCGCTACGAGTCGGGTGTGCTCACCGGGAAGGGCCTGATCTACGGGGGAGCGCGGGTGCGCACCGAGGCAACCGGATACGGCACCGCGTTCTTCGTCAACGAGATGCTCGCGGCGCGGGGTGACGGCTTCGCAGGCAAGACCGCGGTCGTCTCGGGTTCGGGCAACGTGGCGATCTACGCCATCGAGAAGGTCCACCAGCTCGGCGGCAAGGTGATCGCGTGCTCGGATTCCGGCGGTTACGTCGTGGACGAGAAGGGCATCGACGTCGAGGTGCTCAAGGAGGTCAAGGAGGTCAGGCGGGAACGCATCTCCGCCTACGCCGACCTGATCTCCCACGCCCGTTACATCGAGGGCCAGCAGGTGTGGGACGTCCCGTGTGACGTCGCCATGCCGTGCGCGACGCAGAACGAGATCACGGGCAAGGAGGCCAAGCGCCTCGTGCGTAACGGCTGCGTCGTGGTGGCCGAAGGCGCGAACATGCCGACCACGCCCGAGGGCGTGCGCTTGTTCCAGGAAGCCGGTGTCTCCTTCGGCCCCGGCAAGGCCGCCAACGCGGGCGGGGTGGCGACCTCGGCACTGGAGATGCAGCAGAACGCCTCGCGCGACTCGTGGTCGTTCGAGTACACCGAGGACCGGCTGGAGGACATCATGCGCGGTATTCACACGCGCTGCCTCGAAACGGCCGAGGAGTACGGCATGCCGGGAAACTACGTCGCGGGAGCCAACATCGCGGGGTACACGCGGGTGGCCGATGCGATGCTCGCCCAGGGGCTCATCTGA
- a CDS encoding serine/threonine-protein kinase, translating to MKPLEPHDPRQVGRYRILAVLGEGGMGRALLAVGPDGRFAAVKLVSPALAHDSVFRARFRREVEASRRVSGAYTAAVLDADTESVTPWLASLYVPGPSLADVLDAAGPLDVAALRHLAVTLAVALADIHRAGLVHRDLKPGNVLLTHDGPRIIDFGIARASDGSDLTATNALIGSPAFMSPEQALGGEITPASDVFSLGSLLLTAATGQRPFVGTSTPQTLYNVAHTEPDLGPLAPEVREFVGPCLAKNPAERPTPAQLVEKLGPVSSATAPWPTAVHALIARQQQRLRTVTATPPPPPPPSTVDGRRRSGYTVPLAALASAVVAVLVVVVVNLTSAEEAPPTGPPAPSVSVEESLASERLRRVDPCAVLAKTRVPSMGLLLPEEEPIYLDRCRYEGTESGSITLTLGEAFGSGPTEPGAEGRPVQLTHNTGGCEAAVQLTDDPALAVRISDSSSDSCATPKTALDEALRRLRGDDVLRDLPSHSALGLEVCLLLNDEQVRDVLGPARSAADGLHGCEWSGTTSVRVRVVPGIPGASPDENSSPLSVDGIDANATTDSDAYCAIRWTQRQISDSLSEEIEVYYLQDSGDDPCGPAQRLASEIAANLPRG from the coding sequence GTGAAACCACTCGAACCACACGACCCGCGTCAGGTGGGCCGCTACCGGATACTGGCCGTGCTCGGTGAGGGCGGCATGGGCAGGGCACTGCTGGCGGTGGGGCCTGACGGTCGGTTCGCCGCCGTGAAACTGGTGTCGCCCGCGCTCGCACACGACTCCGTTTTCCGCGCGAGATTCCGCAGGGAGGTGGAAGCCTCCCGGCGGGTCTCCGGCGCCTACACCGCCGCCGTCCTCGATGCCGACACCGAATCCGTGACCCCCTGGCTCGCGTCGCTGTACGTGCCGGGCCCCTCGCTGGCCGACGTTCTCGACGCCGCAGGCCCACTCGACGTCGCGGCCCTGCGCCATCTCGCCGTCACCCTCGCCGTCGCGCTGGCCGACATCCACAGGGCCGGGCTGGTGCACAGGGACCTCAAACCCGGCAACGTGCTGCTCACCCACGACGGGCCGCGCATCATCGACTTCGGCATCGCGCGCGCGTCCGACGGCTCGGACCTCACAGCCACCAACGCACTCATCGGATCACCGGCGTTCATGTCTCCCGAGCAGGCGCTCGGCGGCGAGATCACCCCGGCGAGCGACGTCTTCTCCCTCGGTTCCCTCCTGCTCACGGCGGCGACCGGGCAGCGACCTTTCGTCGGCACCTCCACTCCGCAGACGCTGTACAACGTCGCGCACACCGAACCCGACCTGGGTCCTCTCGCACCCGAGGTCAGGGAGTTCGTCGGACCGTGTCTTGCCAAGAACCCGGCAGAGCGGCCGACTCCCGCCCAGCTCGTCGAGAAACTCGGCCCGGTGTCGTCGGCGACGGCTCCCTGGCCGACCGCCGTCCACGCCCTCATCGCGAGGCAACAGCAGCGGCTGCGAACCGTGACGGCGACACCACCGCCCCCGCCACCACCGAGCACGGTGGACGGACGACGGCGCAGCGGGTACACGGTTCCCTTGGCTGCCTTGGCCTCGGCGGTGGTGGCGGTACTCGTCGTGGTCGTCGTCAACCTCACCTCCGCCGAGGAAGCTCCTCCCACCGGACCCCCGGCTCCGTCGGTGAGCGTCGAGGAGTCCCTCGCCTCGGAGCGGCTCCGCAGGGTTGACCCCTGCGCGGTGCTGGCGAAGACCCGAGTGCCGTCCATGGGGCTGCTCCTACCCGAGGAGGAGCCGATCTACCTCGACAGGTGCCGCTACGAAGGCACCGAGTCCGGCAGCATCACACTGACACTCGGAGAGGCGTTCGGCAGCGGACCCACCGAACCGGGCGCCGAGGGGCGTCCCGTCCAGCTCACCCACAACACCGGCGGCTGCGAGGCCGCCGTGCAGCTCACCGACGACCCTGCCCTCGCGGTACGGATCAGCGACTCGTCGTCCGACTCGTGCGCCACGCCGAAAACAGCGCTCGACGAGGCGCTGCGACGACTACGCGGCGACGACGTCCTGCGCGACCTGCCCTCACACAGCGCACTCGGCCTCGAGGTGTGCCTGCTGCTGAACGACGAGCAGGTCCGCGACGTCCTGGGCCCGGCGAGGTCGGCCGCCGACGGCCTGCACGGCTGCGAATGGAGCGGGACAACCAGCGTGCGGGTGCGTGTCGTCCCCGGAATCCCCGGCGCCTCGCCCGACGAGAACAGCTCGCCACTGTCGGTGGACGGCATCGACGCCAACGCCACGACCGACTCGGACGCCTACTGCGCGATCCGCTGGACGCAGCGGCAGATCAGCGACAGTCTCTCCGAGGAGATCGAGGTGTACTACCTCCAGGACAGTGGGGACGACCCGTGTGGACCCGCGCAGCGGCTCGCGAGCGAGATCGCCGCGAACCTGCCGCGCGGGTGA
- a CDS encoding thioesterase II family protein — protein MTRDDNELWIRRFHPAPEADTRLVCLPHAGGSASFYFPVSRTLTPRFEVLAVQYPGRQDRRAERCLDTIAELADAVVARLVPWTDKPLAFFGHSMGATLAFEIALRLEQRGIVASALFASGRRAPSCGRAESVHLEDDDTLVREIGTLGGSEAQVLKDEEILRAVLPAIRADYKAAETYRYQPGPPLSCPVYAMVGDNDPKASIDEARSWERHTTGHFELRTYPGGHFYLVEQAASVTAAIVELMGAPSRT, from the coding sequence ATGACGCGCGACGACAACGAGTTGTGGATCCGGCGCTTTCATCCCGCGCCGGAGGCTGACACGAGGCTGGTCTGCCTGCCTCACGCCGGTGGTTCGGCCAGTTTCTACTTCCCGGTTTCCAGGACACTGACTCCGCGATTCGAGGTGCTGGCCGTCCAGTACCCGGGACGGCAGGACCGCAGGGCAGAGCGGTGCCTCGACACCATCGCCGAGCTGGCCGACGCCGTCGTGGCCAGGCTTGTGCCCTGGACCGACAAGCCACTCGCCTTCTTCGGCCACAGCATGGGCGCGACGCTGGCCTTCGAGATCGCCCTGCGCCTCGAACAGCGGGGCATCGTGGCGTCGGCGCTGTTCGCGTCAGGGCGCCGTGCTCCTTCCTGCGGCAGGGCGGAGTCGGTGCACCTTGAGGACGACGACACGCTGGTCCGCGAGATCGGCACGCTCGGCGGCTCCGAGGCACAGGTGCTCAAGGACGAGGAGATCCTGCGCGCTGTGCTGCCCGCGATCCGTGCCGACTACAAGGCAGCGGAGACCTACCGCTACCAGCCGGGGCCGCCGTTGTCGTGCCCGGTGTACGCGATGGTGGGGGACAACGACCCGAAGGCCAGTATCGATGAGGCACGGTCGTGGGAACGTCACACGACAGGTCACTTCGAACTCAGGACGTATCCGGGTGGGCACTTCTACCTCGTCGAGCAGGCGGCGAGCGTCACAGCCGCGATCGTCGAGTTGATGGGCGCCCCAAGCCGGACGTAG
- a CDS encoding aminotransferase class V-fold PLP-dependent enzyme, with product MTPEQFRAHGRKVVDWIADYLASVEEHPVRAQVSPGEVRAALPAHPPEHGEPFDAVLADLDRVVLPGITHWQHPSFFAYFPANASGPAMLGDLLSSGLGVQGMLWATSPACTELETVVVDWLAELLDLPSRFRTDERGGGVIQDSASGAAVVALLAARQRAGEGRHRVYVSSQTHSSLEKAARVTGIGAENVRVVDVDPGSLAMDPEHLDRLITEDLAWGFVPTLVCATIGTTSTTAVDPVPRIGEVCRDHGVWLHVDAAYAGVAAVCPEFRWCNDGVAEYADSYVTDPHKWLLTNFDCSVLWLGDRAPMVEALSILPEYLRNAASSSGEVIDYRDWQVPLGRRFRALKLWSVIRWYGAEGLRAHIRRCGDLADRFADLVAADPRFDLDPHHPFGLVCFRPRWPGASQAESDAATTELMERLNDSGELYLSHTRARGHVVLRFAVGSPATEARHIDAAWQRIAAEYDAVMAERKDR from the coding sequence ATGACCCCGGAGCAGTTCCGCGCCCACGGCAGGAAAGTCGTCGATTGGATCGCCGACTACCTCGCGTCGGTGGAGGAACATCCGGTCCGTGCTCAGGTGTCGCCCGGCGAGGTGCGTGCCGCGCTGCCAGCGCACCCTCCCGAGCACGGGGAGCCGTTCGACGCCGTGCTCGCCGACCTCGACCGCGTCGTGCTGCCCGGGATCACGCATTGGCAGCACCCCAGCTTCTTCGCCTACTTCCCCGCGAACGCGAGCGGTCCCGCCATGCTCGGAGACCTGCTGTCCTCGGGGCTCGGTGTGCAGGGAATGCTGTGGGCCACCAGCCCCGCCTGCACAGAGCTGGAGACCGTCGTCGTTGACTGGCTCGCCGAGCTGCTCGACCTGCCGTCGCGGTTCCGCACTGACGAGCGCGGAGGCGGCGTCATCCAGGATTCGGCGTCTGGCGCCGCCGTTGTCGCGCTGCTCGCGGCGCGGCAGCGCGCGGGCGAGGGCAGGCACCGGGTGTACGTGTCGTCGCAGACGCACTCGTCGCTGGAGAAGGCCGCACGCGTGACCGGTATCGGCGCCGAGAACGTACGAGTGGTGGACGTGGACCCCGGAAGCCTCGCCATGGACCCGGAACACCTCGACCGGCTGATCACCGAGGACCTCGCCTGGGGGTTCGTTCCCACGCTGGTCTGCGCGACGATCGGCACGACCTCGACAACGGCGGTCGATCCCGTACCCCGGATCGGGGAGGTCTGTCGCGATCACGGCGTGTGGCTGCACGTCGATGCGGCGTACGCGGGAGTGGCCGCCGTGTGCCCCGAATTCCGGTGGTGCAACGACGGGGTCGCCGAGTACGCGGACTCCTACGTCACCGATCCGCACAAGTGGCTGCTGACGAACTTCGACTGTTCGGTGCTGTGGCTCGGCGATCGCGCGCCGATGGTGGAGGCGCTGTCGATCCTGCCCGAGTACCTGCGCAACGCCGCGAGCAGCTCCGGCGAAGTGATCGACTACCGGGACTGGCAGGTACCGCTCGGCCGCCGCTTCCGGGCGTTGAAGTTGTGGTCGGTGATCCGCTGGTACGGCGCGGAGGGCCTGCGTGCGCACATCCGGCGGTGTGGCGACCTCGCCGACCGGTTCGCGGACCTCGTGGCCGCTGACCCCCGGTTCGACCTCGACCCGCACCATCCGTTCGGGCTCGTCTGCTTCCGGCCGAGGTGGCCGGGAGCCTCGCAGGCCGAGTCCGACGCCGCCACAACGGAACTCATGGAACGGCTCAACGACTCGGGTGAGCTGTACCTGAGCCATACGAGGGCACGTGGACATGTGGTGCTGCGCTTCGCCGTCGGTTCTCCCGCCACCGAGGCGAGGCACATCGATGCCGCGTGGCAACGGATCGCCGCCGAGTACGACGCCGTGATGGCCGAGCGCAAGGACCGCTGA
- a CDS encoding tryptophan--tRNA ligase — translation MSQPAAKVSLTGIKPSGEVHLGNLVGAIRPALRLAQQYDSLYFIADYHALTSIRDPELLRHYSRSVAASWLAAGLDPKRTTFYVQSDIPEIFELNWVLSCVTGKGLMNRAHAYKAARDRNVEAGEDPDVGVNMGLYNYPILMAVDILIMETDVVPVGKDQVQHVEYAADIAGSFNHLYGDSYSFKIPQAVIPETGTGDVLPGLDGRKMSKSYDNTIPLFLPENKLKKLVRRIPTDSTPVEDPKDPDSSAVFQILEQFAPASAADVVADTRKRLEAGGMGWGELKNVLFEVLNTELAPMRERYDDYMRPGSELDEVLARGAERARERANRVLSSVRKAVGVA, via the coding sequence ATGTCCCAGCCCGCGGCCAAGGTCTCCCTGACCGGCATCAAACCGTCCGGAGAAGTCCACCTCGGCAACCTCGTGGGCGCGATCCGTCCGGCGCTGCGGTTGGCGCAGCAGTACGACTCGCTGTACTTCATCGCCGACTACCACGCGCTGACGAGCATCCGCGACCCCGAACTGCTCAGGCACTACTCGCGTTCGGTCGCCGCCTCCTGGCTCGCCGCGGGACTCGATCCGAAGCGAACCACGTTCTACGTGCAGTCGGACATCCCCGAGATCTTCGAACTGAACTGGGTGCTCTCGTGCGTCACGGGCAAGGGCCTCATGAACCGCGCCCACGCCTACAAGGCCGCCCGCGACCGCAACGTCGAGGCGGGTGAGGACCCCGACGTCGGCGTCAACATGGGTCTGTACAACTACCCGATCCTCATGGCCGTTGACATCCTGATCATGGAGACCGATGTGGTGCCGGTCGGCAAGGACCAGGTGCAGCACGTCGAGTACGCCGCCGACATCGCGGGCAGTTTCAACCACCTTTACGGCGACAGCTACAGCTTCAAGATCCCGCAGGCGGTGATCCCCGAGACGGGCACCGGCGATGTCCTTCCCGGGCTCGACGGCCGCAAGATGAGCAAGTCGTACGACAACACGATCCCGCTCTTCCTTCCGGAGAACAAGCTCAAGAAGCTGGTGCGCCGTATCCCGACGGACAGCACTCCTGTCGAGGACCCGAAGGACCCCGACAGCTCGGCGGTGTTCCAGATCCTGGAGCAGTTCGCGCCCGCGTCGGCTGCTGACGTCGTCGCCGACACACGCAAAAGGCTCGAAGCCGGCGGCATGGGCTGGGGTGAGTTGAAGAACGTTTTGTTCGAGGTGCTGAACACCGAACTCGCCCCGATGCGCGAACGGTACGACGACTACATGCGGCCCGGCAGCGAGCTGGACGAGGTGCTGGCAAGGGGAGCCGAGCGGGCACGGGAGCGGGCGAACCGGGTGTTGTCGTCGGTGCGCAAGGCCGTCGGCGTCGCCTGA